In Silene latifolia isolate original U9 population chromosome 6, ASM4854445v1, whole genome shotgun sequence, the genomic window CAAGTCTaaacatcttgagaagaacaaacctaaaactagggttgcatgctaatctcttgtgaagagcaaaaatgaaaggcattgggcatgctacccaaggccattttTTCGGCCAACCATGAGAGAAAAGGAAAGagttttcttttcaatttttacCATTCATTCTAGTCTaatttttattattctctctagtttttgagaAGAAGCTTAAGAGAAAAATAAAACTCACAcattactccctcttgaaccgatttttttcaagagcaaaataacaatttatttgtgtcattttaaggaaggattttattaatactagtcttatgttaataaaatctattaagggtattctttgggtatatgcttttgggagaggttctaatttgaaccttgttcatccattgttggaaagctcaagaactaacaagaaggagatcttgttggtgcccaaatggccgaaaataagatggtgagaaatcgatttttccatctccttttattaagtttgcatgcataagatcatgtatttattttatgaccaaataaatcaattcatatatgaatatgtaaacttatgagattaatgaatcctaacatattctacggtgtaccctcgagtttttcggttttctatggtgtacccctacATTTTTGAAATTCCATGGTGTACCCTTGAGCTCTATACATTAATCTATATCATgaccttatttattgtctttgatATGTTAGTTTCTTAATCGATCTATTAATTTACTTATTAATTCGCCAAATTACCCATTAACTCACCAAATAGTATACAAATCTaattaaaaattcatcaaatcTCCATTATCATTTCATGAGTCATAACTGAGGTTTTTAATAGTAATTTGTACTTATAAAAGTGATTTGTGATGCTTTTCACATAAGGTGGTGATAGAACATTAACGAGTCATAATAAAGGTTAAAATATGGTTGTTTGATAGTCATAAAGTTAATGAAGAGTTAAAGTGTCATAGTAGAGAAATAAGTAAGAAGTCTAAGGGTACATTGTAGAATATAAAAAATGTAAGGGTATAAAatagaaaaccgaaaaactcaaggacacaccgtagaatatcccaaGGTCTTATTACAACTTAGCCAAACTGaataattgaaataataattaaatacaaCTCACAGCGGAATAAATAAAGTTGATAACAGAAATAATAAATGTCCGAAACtatatgatctagacttctaggtgaTGCCGTCCAAGTCCTCACCCAACCCCATGCTTCCCAAGTGAGCTAACTCAATTATACTAtattttattattcttattgtatTACTATTATTTTATCAATGTATTATTACTACTCATACACGAGCCCATACAAGTCTACAATACTCGGGCCAACTCACCATCCCGACTCatccattattttattatttatttccgtctcacaatataattctctaattataaatatcatttataaaatataaaatgcTCTAAATTATTTGTAAAACACATTTCCACCACTGACTGACTACTAGCCATGTCACTAATttatggggtattacagtcttctctccttaaaaagaacttcgtccccgaagttcatccaAAATACTCAATTGGCCAAAAAGAAATAACTCAGATTAATCGATTAACGATACTTTTATTATCAAACTAACATCATAATGTCGCAAAAATACAGAGTATTACATCATATCCCCCTAAAAAAAatagttacgtccccgtaacaaACTTACTTAAACAAAAAGACTAGGATACTTGTCCCTCATTGCAGCTTCagcttcccatgtagcttcctctacattatgattagaccataaaacATTCACCAAAGTTGTCTCACCATTACgattcttcctcactttcctttCAAAGATCTCCTTAGGCACTTCCACATATGACAACTGCTCATCTATCTCAACATGCTCAGGTTCCAACACATgagtaggatcactcacatacttcctcaaTTGTGAAACATGGAATACATTATGGAACTTATCCAAAGCAGGAGGTAATGCTAAACGATATGCTACCTCTCCAACTCTGTCCAAGATCTTATATGGTCTAATAAACTTCTGCCTCGGCTTTCCTCTCTTCCCAAATATAATCACTCCCTttataggagacactttcaacaaCACCTTATCTCCTACAACAAACTCTATCTCACTTCTCTTCAAATCTGCATATCTTTTCTGCC contains:
- the LOC141588259 gene encoding uncharacterized protein LOC141588259, coding for MASFDALYGRKYRSPVCWDDRSDELVLGPEMIQEMVEKVHIIRQKMHAVRDRQKRYADLKRSEIEFVVGDKVLLKVSPIKGVIIFGKRGKPRQKFIRPYKILDRVGEVAYRLALPPALDKFHNVFHVSQLRKYVSDPTHVLEPEHVEIDEQLSYVEVPKEIFERKVRKNRNGETTLVNVLWSNHNVEEATWEAEAAMRDKYPSLFV